In the genome of Phlebotomus papatasi isolate M1 chromosome 2, Ppap_2.1, whole genome shotgun sequence, one region contains:
- the LOC129803770 gene encoding T-cell immunomodulatory protein: protein MGECLKLLILGVLVNLGTCLDFTQTVFGSATDGVPAAFGDFNSDELTDMFMLRDDFKTVQIFLGSDTEPLLKEGPKCTFKNLRISSVVPGDFDGDAFMDVLITVRSNEKDKLGIFINWGGSSYMNCTGEEEKILDVHGEPMVLDYNNDMVMDLFGLETETHKRTFWLFHKDRSKPEVRQMPKDHKAELRLPHSHAFIDLNHDFTADLFITTDREFEVWNGTERHDGFIFSHTIELPTGLNEHVGQAIFLDAELKGNINLVLPICFDRKCANSTILVHNGHKFHDLEVNFKDPDNKQWGFVIPDDDLFTNAITLRGGDFNMDGYPDLLATLQQHPGGAIQTFLLENVPVERKNNPISRTFEVRWKALAPFANGTIAGAFYDFYQDGILDVVLVEKANGKYRTKAFRNSLDYDANFVKVIVLTGLVNKEVPTTKTPLGRTKKTYGTNLPGPRIAYYTITQDGYPQYGTSAQIPQSAYFALHLPYTIFGLGRTPNFVDSITVGLSNQSKTWTQLIPNSQMIVVPWPIKEPWRWKAQLFVTPSKLILMSMVALGGTCLVIMLIILGLYIKEKREDKLERLQEAHRFHFDAM from the exons ATGGGGGAGTGCCTGAAGCTCCTAATTCTTGGGGTATTAGTGAATTTGGGGACCTGTTTGGACTTTACACAGACAGTTTTTGGATCAGCGACTGATGGGGTTCCTGCTGCCTTTGGGGACTTCAATTCTGACGAATTGACAGACATGTTTATGCTGCGAGATGATTTCAAAACAGTGCAAATCTTCTTAGGATCTGACACAGAACCTCTGCTGAAGGAGGGGCCAAAGTGTACATTCAAGAATTTGAGGATTTCTAGTGTTGTTCCGGGAGACTTCGATGGAGATGCCTTCATGGACGTTCTCATAACTGTGAGGAGCAATGAGAAGGACAAACTTGGAATTTTTATCAATTGGGGAGGATCTTCGTATATGAACTGTACGGGAGAGGAGGAGAAGATTCTGGATGTTCATGGGGAGCCAATGGTGCTGGATTACAACAATGACATGGTGATGGATTTGTTTGGGCTAGAAACAGAAACACACAAGAGGACTTTCTGGCTCTTCCACAAGGACCGCTCGAAACCAGAAGTTCGCCAGATGCCAAAGGATCACAAGGCTGAACTGAGACTTCCTCATTCCCACGCCTTTATTGACCTCAATCATGACTTCACAGCTGACCTGTTCATCACCACTGACCGGGAATTTGAGGTTTGGAATGGCACAGAACGCCATGATGGCTTCATCTTCAGTCACACCATTGAACTTCCCACAGGACTCAATGAACACGTGGGACAAGCGATCTTTCTAGATGCTGAACTTAAAGGAAACATCAATCTCGTCCTTCCCATCTGCTTCGACCGGAAGTGTGCCAATTCCACCATTCTCGTGCACAATGGTCACAAATTTCACGATCTTGAGGTCAACTTCAAAGATCCCGACAACAAACAATGGGGATTTGTCATTCCAGATGATGACCTCTTCACAAATGCCATCACGCTCCGCGGTGGTGACTTCAACATGGACGGCTACCCAGATCTCCTGGCAACCCTCCAGCAACATCCCGGAGGAGCCATCCAGACTTTTCTACTGGAAAATGTTCCTGTAGAGCGCAAAAATAATCCCATATCGAGGACTTTTGAGGTGCGCTGGAAGGCCTTGGCCCCCTTTGCAAATGGAACCATCGCTGGAGCATTCTATGACTTCTATCAAGATGGAATTCTCGATGTTGTTCTGGTAGAAAAAGCAAATGGGAAATACAGGACCAAAGCGTTCCGGAACTCCTTGGATTACGATGCCAACTTTGTCAAGGTAATCGTTCTCACGGGATTAGTGAATAAAGAAGTGCCCACGACAAAAACACCACTCGGCAGGACAAAGAAGACTTACG GCACAAATCTACCTGGACCCAGAATTGCTTACTACACCATTACCCAGGATGGATATCCACAGTACGGGACATCGGCCCAAATTCCTCAGTCGGCTTACTTTGCCCTCCATTTGCCCTATACAATTTTTGGTCTGGGCAGAACACCTAATTTCGTGGATTCCATCACCGTGGGGCTGTCCAATCAGTCCAAGACCTGGACTCAGCTCATCCCAAATTCCCAGATGATCGTCGTGCCGTGGCCAATCAAGGAACCATGGCGCTGGAAGGCTCAACTCTTTGTAACTCCAAGTAAATTGATCCTGATGAGCATGGTGGCTTTGGGAGGGACTTGTCTAGTCATTATGCTCATTATTCTGGGGCTTTACATTAAAGAGAAGCGGGAAGATAAGTTGGAGCGGCTACAGGAAGCACATAGATTTCACTTTGACGCTATGTAG
- the LOC129803778 gene encoding general transcription factor IIH subunit 4: MPDPKSSKVSTGLPKAANLECKDLYEYLQTRSSDVLEKLYNYPTICLAVYRELPEISRQFVIRILFVEQPVPQAVVSSWGSQIHAKEHASAISILSDLGVWRAAAIPGGLPAWELCPTYKKNLKIALLGGGKPWSMSNALESDSKARDVTFLDNYAMSRWRCVLHYMVGACNTKAPDGEAISPDAVRILLHANLMKREDDGSCVITKQGFQFLLLDTQAQVWHFMLQYLDTCHQRGLDLGECLSMLFQLSFSTLGRDYSSEGLSPGMLTFLQHLREFGLVYQRKRKAGRFYPTRLALNITNKDAVPIVANEEDAQTTPGKRHIVIETNYRVYAYTDSNLLVALLGLFTELLYRFPNLTVGVLTRDSVRSALRGGITAEQIISYLEQHAHPALINVAQNSNAGYRHKSCLPPTIVDQIKLWENERNRFTYTEGVVYNQFLSQADFITLRDYAQSISVLVWQNERTRTMVVTKAGHDDVKRFWKRYSKGTT; this comes from the exons atgcccGATCCTAAATCTTCTAAGGTATCTACGGGTCTCCCAAAGGCGGCAAATCTTGAATGTAAGGATCTCTATGAGTACCTGCAGACCAGATCTTCAGATGTCCTGGAAAAACTCTATAACTACCCAACAATTTGTCTGGCTGTATACAG GGAGCTGCCAGAAATTTCCCGGCAGTTTGTCATTCGTATTCTGTTTGTTGAACAACCAGTGCCTCAGGCAGTGGTGTCTTCATGGGGCTCTCAGATTCATGCCAAAGAGCATGCTTCTGCCATCTCAATCCTATCGGATTTGGGTGTATGGCGTGCTGCTGCAATCCCAGGTGGATTGCCGGCCTGGGAACTGTGCCCTACCTACaagaaaaacctaaaaattgcCCTTCTGGGCGGCGGAAAACCCTGGTCAATGTCCAATGCTTTGGAATCTGATTCCAAAGCCAGAGATGTTACTTTTCTAGATAATTATGCTATGTCTCGATGGCGATGTGTCCTGCACTATATGGTAGGAGCTTGCAATACAAAAGCCCCCGATGGAGAAGCAATTTCTCCAGACGCTGTGAGAATTCTCTTGCATGCGAATCTCATGAAGAGGGAGGATGATGGGAGCTGTGTGATAACAAAGCAGGGATTTCAATTTCTCCTGCTGGACACTCAGGCTCAGGTGTGGCATTTTATGCTGCAATATCTGGACACATGCCATCAACGTGGACTAGATCTGGGCGAGTGTCTCTCGATGCTCTTCCAATTGAGCTTCTCAACTCTCGGACGAGATTACAGTTCTGAGGGTTTAAGTCCGGGAATGCTAACCTTTCTTCAGCATCTGAGGGAATTCGGATTGGTCTATCAACGGAAACGCAAAGCTGGACGTTTCTACCCAACCAGATTGGCCCTCAACATTACCAACAAAGATGCTGTTCCTATTGTTGCTAATGAGGAAGATGCCCAAACTACTCCTGGAAAGCGTCATATCGTCATTGAAACTAACTACAGAGTCTACGCATATACGGATTCAAATCTTTTGGTGGCTCTTTTGGGTCTCTTCACTGAGCTCCTCTATCGCTTTCCTAATCTCACTGTTGGTGTCCTCACGCGGGATTCTGTGCGTTCGGCCCTCCGTGGAGGCATCACAGCTGAGCAGATTATCAGTTATTTGGAACAACATGCTCATCCGGCCCTCATCAATGTCGCCCAAAATTCTAATGCTGGCTATCGTCACAAATCCTGCCTGCCGCCCACAATTGTGGATCAAATCAAGCTCTGGGAGAATGAGAGAAACAGATTCACATACACAGAAGGTGTAGTGTACAACCAGTTCCTCTCCCAGGCTGATTTCATCACCCTTCGGGACTATGCTCAGTCAATCAGTGTCCTCGTGTGGCAAAATGAGAGGACGCGGACGATGGTAGTGACCAAAGCCGGGCATGACGATGTCAAGAGGTTCTGGAAGAGATACTCCAAAGGCACCACATag
- the LOC129803772 gene encoding uncharacterized protein LOC129803772 yields MADNKENNKDADDEIPEDFFDDFSNTEFMAGLDVIDTWDEGEENKEKKSRPAKKPAEDGDEGRERKRHRQRSPPGRDRRNTRSKSPVGRAPWDSPEKRRRHSPPPRRHERNSIPRRDEFRRPGGSRRSRSRSRSRSPRSRRRSPPKNKTPFLEELAQKLAEKGHSLTGLQPNPYAFQAQNYPNYQEMGYGGYPVRAPGPMVMPYQQMPLVQYPNLPQYQAPPVEYPGHPGAPGPWPAGPPQPNNFNSTLSINLTQQTAAPSVQTNAIPGANPEPPERAKTPQQEKFQLGLAQMLEDNYEEVKEKIAELSSKDSILVRCKKAIDSLRGDSKTSNAFIYVPMTMPKETADGSPVGKFHHVKFPWSGKCEIDTHFITLSSSKTREVAQKLGMSAAKIINKLKIQDVTEKMSNNTSQAASDMALVPENYSTTACQTDPAECPTCLKRELLTYWDSAAQTEPVPPTPSVADVLPDYDESSINLLRRFGQQQRDILIYFMRLIERPDYVTPYHINTLTSRLQDLPRISNQARQVTQPSGYLINPQPDFRRF; encoded by the exons ATGGCAGACAACAAGGAGAATAATAAAGATGCAGACGATGAAATCCCGGAGGATTTTTTCGATGATTTTAGCAACACTGAGTTTATGGCAG GGCTAGATGTCATCGACACATGGGATGAGGGTGAGGAGAACAAGGAGAAGAAATCTAGGCCGGCTAAGAAGCCGGCGGAGGATGGCGATGAGGGGCGGGAAAGGAAGCGTCATCGGCAGAGATCTCCACCAGGTAGGGATCGTCGCAACACGAGGTCAAAGTCTCCAGTGGGCCGGGCACCCTGGGATTCGCCAGAAAAACGAAGGCGGCACTCACCACCACCAAGACGGCATGAAAGGAACTCTATACCGCGTCGGGATGAATTTAGGCGGCCAGGTGGCAGTAGGAGGTCCAGGAGTCGCAGTCGCAGTAGAAGTCCAAGGTCACGCAGACGTAGTCCACCTAAGAATAAGACACCCTTCTTGGAGGAGTTGGCACAGAAGCTGGCCGAAAAGGGGCACAGTTTGACGGGATTGCAGCCAAATCCGTACGCTTTTCAGGCCCAGAACTATCCCAACTATCAGGAAATGGGGTATGGGGGGTATCCGGTAAGGGCGCCGGGGCCAATGGTGATGCCCTATCAACAGATGCCGCTGGTGCAGTATCCAAATTTGCCACAGTACCAGGCACCTCCGGTGGAGTATCCTGGTCATCCTGGTGCTCCAGGACCATGGCCAGCTGGCCCTCCGCAGCCCAACAACTTCAACAGCACACTCAGTATCAATTTGACACAGCAGACAGCAGCACCAAGTGTCCAGACAAATGCAATTCCGGGAGCCAATCCTGAACCACCGGAACGAGCAAAAACGCCCCAACAGGAGAAATTTCAGCTGGGCCTGGCACAGATGCTGGAGGATAACTATGAGGAGGTGAAGGAGAAGATAGCTGAACTGTCGTCCAAGGATAGCATCCTGGTGCGCTGCAAGAAGGCAATTGATAGTCTCCGGGGTGATTCCAAGACTTCCAATGCTTTCATCTATGTCCCCATGACGATGCCCAAGGAAACAGCTGATGGGAGTCCAGTGGGCAAATTCCATCATGTGAAGTTCCCTTGGTCGGGTAAGTGTGAGATTGACACGCACTTTATCACGTTGTCCAGCAGCAAGACGCGCGAAGTGGCTCAAAAACTGGGCATGAGTGCAGCCAAAATTATCAATAAGCTCAAGATTCAGGATGTAACCGAGAAGATGTCCAACAATACCTCCCAAGCTGCCTCAGACATGGCCCTCGTGCCGGAGAATTACTCAACTACGGCTTGTCAGACGGATCCAGCTGAATGTCCAACGTGTCTCAAGAGGGAACTACTCACTTACTGGGATTCGGCTGCCCAAACGGAACCAGTTCCGCCGACTCCGAGTGTCGCTGATGTCCTTCCGGACTACGATGAATCCTCCATTAATCTCTTGAGGCGCTTTGGACAGCAACAGAGGGATATCCTTATTTATTTCATGCGCCTCATTGAGCGTCCGGATTACGTGACGCCCTATCACATCAACACACTCACTTCACGCCTCCAAGATCTGCCCAGGATCTCCAATCAGGCACGCCAGGTGACACAGCCTTCGGGATATCTCATCAATCCACAGCCAGACTTTCGTAGATTCTAA